From the genome of Pedosphaera parvula Ellin514, one region includes:
- the pstA gene encoding phosphate ABC transporter permease PstA, whose amino-acid sequence MNQHSSRSFKSSRFDFGSFFFSGLTGLATLLILGILAVILLNILVNGWSGLSWHFITGGTEKDMFNTKYAGILPMIYGTAARVILMTIFVIPVGVTTAIYLTEYAHHTSIFTRIIRGAVNNLAGVPSIVFGLFGLGFFINFIGHNMDNYLRAGSPDHLWGKPALLWASMTLAVMTLPVVIVATEESLKAIPQGMREASLALGATKLETILRIVLPQALPGIMTGGILAVSRAAGEVAPILFTGVAYYMADLPRTITDQFMDLGNHVYVLSTQSTNVEQTKPILYATVLVLLMLTFALNIIAIFIRARMRKKLRGLH is encoded by the coding sequence ATGAACCAACACTCTTCGCGTTCATTTAAAAGCTCCAGGTTCGATTTCGGCTCCTTCTTTTTCTCGGGGCTCACCGGTTTGGCCACGCTGCTGATCCTCGGCATTCTCGCGGTTATTCTGCTTAACATTCTCGTCAATGGGTGGAGCGGACTTTCGTGGCATTTTATCACGGGCGGAACAGAAAAGGACATGTTTAACACAAAGTATGCGGGCATCCTGCCGATGATTTATGGCACGGCCGCAAGGGTGATTTTGATGACTATTTTTGTCATTCCGGTGGGAGTCACCACCGCCATTTACCTTACTGAATACGCACATCACACGTCGATTTTTACACGCATCATCCGTGGCGCGGTAAACAACCTGGCTGGTGTGCCTTCAATCGTGTTTGGCTTGTTCGGACTCGGCTTTTTCATCAATTTCATCGGGCACAACATGGACAATTATTTGCGAGCTGGCAGTCCCGATCATCTTTGGGGGAAGCCGGCATTGCTTTGGGCTTCCATGACATTGGCGGTGATGACCTTGCCGGTGGTCATCGTGGCAACGGAGGAATCGTTGAAAGCCATTCCCCAAGGCATGCGCGAAGCCAGCCTGGCACTCGGGGCCACCAAATTGGAGACCATTCTAAGAATTGTTTTGCCACAGGCTTTGCCAGGCATCATGACCGGCGGGATTTTGGCAGTCAGCCGCGCCGCGGGTGAAGTGGCGCCGATTCTTTTCACTGGAGTGGCCTACTACATGGCTGACCTGCCCAGAACCATTACTGACCAGTTCATGGATCTCGGTAATCATGTTTATGTGCTTTCCACCCAGTCCACGAATGTCGAGCAGACCAAGCCGATTCTTTACGCGACAGTCCTGGTCTTGCTAATGCTGACGTTTGCGCTGAATATTATAGCAATATTTATTCGCGCCCGGATGCGGAAGAAACTGCGTGGGCTGCATTAA